Proteins from a genomic interval of Clostridium scatologenes:
- a CDS encoding P-II family nitrogen regulator, which yields MDKKLTKIDIITSPSKFEDLKEELSKIGIAGMTVSNVLGCGMQKGHKEFYRGRTVDINLLQKIKIEIVVCEVPVETVVETAKKVLHTGNFGDGKIFIYDVANVIRISNGAEGRDALQYNED from the coding sequence TTGGATAAAAAGTTAACTAAAATTGATATTATTACTTCTCCAAGCAAGTTCGAAGATTTAAAAGAAGAATTAAGCAAAATAGGCATTGCAGGTATGACAGTTTCTAATGTATTAGGCTGTGGAATGCAAAAGGGTCATAAAGAATTTTATAGGGGAAGAACTGTAGATATTAATTTACTACAAAAAATAAAAATAGAAATTGTAGTTTGTGAAGTTCCAGTGGAGACTGTAGTTGAAACTGCAAAAAAAGTACTTCATACAGGTAATTTTGGGGATGGAAAAATATTTATTTATGATGTAGCAAATGTTATACGTATAAGCAATGGAGCGGAAGGAAGAGATGCTCTACAGTATAATGAAGATTAG
- the glnA gene encoding type I glutamate--ammonia ligase, producing the protein MNKQSEREELLRKVEELDVKFIHLQFTDIMGAMKNVSITSDQLEKALNNKVMFDGSSIDGFVRIEESDMYLSPDLSTFTIFPWTNIHKEARLICDIYNIDGTPFEGCPRNVLKKLIREAKDMGYKMQVGPECEFFLFHTDEKGNPSLETHDDAGYFDLAPIDLGGNARNEITMALQEMGFKIETSHHEVAPGQHEIDFKYDDALVTADNIMTFKMVVRIIAQRHGLHATFMPKPKYGISGSGMHLNMSLSTLDSKNAFYDEKNKLELSNSAYYFLGGLMKHAKAFTALTNPTVNSYKRLVPGYEAPVIIAWSASNRSPLIRIPAERGEGTRIELRSPDPCANPYLALAATLKSGLDGIKNKIEPPEQVTSNAYEMEKEEIKERGIELLPADLHEAIKALSQDEVIKSSLGQYAYKRFAEAALYEWNEYSKYVSQWELDRYLRKF; encoded by the coding sequence TTGAATAAGCAATCTGAAAGAGAAGAACTTTTAAGAAAAGTTGAAGAACTTGATGTGAAATTTATACATTTGCAATTTACAGACATAATGGGCGCCATGAAAAATGTATCTATTACATCAGATCAACTGGAAAAAGCATTAAATAATAAGGTGATGTTTGATGGATCTTCAATAGATGGTTTTGTAAGAATTGAAGAGTCAGATATGTATCTTAGTCCTGATTTATCAACTTTTACTATTTTCCCATGGACTAATATCCATAAGGAGGCGCGATTAATATGTGATATATACAATATTGATGGTACTCCTTTTGAAGGATGTCCTAGAAATGTATTAAAGAAATTGATAAGAGAAGCTAAAGATATGGGATATAAAATGCAGGTTGGACCGGAATGTGAGTTTTTCTTGTTTCATACGGATGAAAAAGGAAATCCATCACTTGAAACTCATGATGATGCAGGGTACTTTGATCTTGCACCTATAGATTTAGGAGGAAATGCAAGAAATGAGATTACTATGGCACTTCAAGAAATGGGGTTTAAAATTGAAACATCTCATCATGAGGTAGCACCAGGACAGCATGAAATAGATTTTAAGTATGATGATGCACTAGTAACAGCAGATAATATAATGACCTTTAAAATGGTGGTTAGAATTATAGCTCAAAGACATGGACTTCATGCTACATTTATGCCAAAGCCTAAGTATGGTATTAGTGGTTCAGGTATGCATCTTAATATGTCTCTATCTACACTGGATTCTAAAAATGCTTTTTATGATGAAAAGAATAAGTTAGAGCTTTCAAACAGTGCTTATTATTTCTTAGGTGGATTAATGAAACATGCTAAAGCTTTTACGGCTTTAACTAATCCTACAGTGAATTCCTATAAAAGATTAGTTCCCGGATATGAAGCACCAGTAATAATTGCTTGGTCTGCAAGTAATAGAAGTCCACTAATTAGAATACCAGCAGAAAGAGGAGAAGGTACAAGAATTGAACTTAGAAGTCCTGACCCTTGTGCTAATCCATATTTAGCTTTAGCTGCTACTTTGAAATCAGGATTAGATGGAATAAAAAATAAAATAGAACCACCAGAGCAAGTTACTAGCAATGCTTATGAAATGGAAAAGGAAGAAATTAAAGAAAGAGGCATAGAATTATTACCTGCTGATTTACATGAAGCTATAAAGGCTTTGTCTCAAGATGAAGTAATAAAATCCTCACTTGGACAGTATGCTTATAAAAGATTTGCTGAAGCAGCATTATATGAATGGAATGAATATTCTAAATATGTATCCCAATGGGAGCTTGATAGATATTTAAGAAAATTTTAA
- a CDS encoding ANTAR domain-containing response regulator, with protein MNNYKIVVADSDSTCRKLISELLKKRGYNVYQAGDGGEALRLSRRIYPHLVIMDINLLGINGYKTAKIIEEDRISSVIFSTSNVDSVFYEKLKTMNIFAYIVRPINSEQLYQTVEFSINNIDKVNSLQEKIQHLETELVNRKKIDKAKGIVMEKLKISENEAYKYLRKKSMDYCISMDVLAEKIIKKYG; from the coding sequence ATGAATAATTATAAGATAGTAGTTGCTGATAGTGATAGTACGTGTAGAAAGCTTATTAGTGAACTTCTAAAAAAGAGAGGATACAATGTTTATCAAGCAGGTGATGGTGGTGAAGCTTTAAGGCTTAGTAGAAGAATATATCCACATTTAGTAATTATGGATATTAACTTATTAGGGATTAATGGATATAAAACAGCAAAAATAATAGAAGAAGATAGAATATCCAGTGTTATATTTTCTACAAGTAATGTTGATTCTGTATTTTATGAAAAATTAAAAACAATGAATATTTTTGCATATATAGTTAGGCCTATAAATTCAGAACAATTATATCAAACTGTAGAATTTAGTATAAATAACATTGATAAGGTTAATAGTCTTCAAGAAAAAATTCAGCATTTGGAAACTGAATTAGTAAATAGAAAAAAGATAGACAAAGCCAAGGGAATAGTCATGGAGAAATTGAAAATTTCAGAAAATGAAGCGTATAAATATTTAAGAAAAAAAAGTATGGATTATTGTATATCTATGGATGTACTGGCGGAGAAGATTATAAAAAAGTACGGATAA
- a CDS encoding TetR/AcrR family transcriptional regulator: MTRTNKNFNNKRNELLEKLWNIFIIKGYENTTLSFIIKTLNTSKGSFYHYFSSKEECADATIEMHTNLWLNEIKEKLPEGLKAKDKLKQLILIGIETSSSNDEQYKKINSPSNTIFHEKLMVSITKKFAPLYAEIIIQGISEGVFNVKYPLETAEMILTLSNFYLDKDLFKWDEKSSVLKVIAFENILEKIVGADENTFNFISRIIKMED; the protein is encoded by the coding sequence ATGACAAGAACAAATAAAAATTTTAATAATAAAAGAAATGAACTGCTTGAAAAATTGTGGAATATATTTATTATAAAAGGTTATGAAAATACGACTCTTTCATTTATTATTAAAACACTGAATACATCTAAAGGTTCTTTTTATCATTATTTTTCTTCGAAAGAAGAATGTGCAGATGCAACCATAGAAATGCACACTAATCTTTGGCTTAATGAGATAAAGGAAAAACTCCCAGAAGGATTGAAAGCTAAGGATAAACTGAAACAGTTAATCTTAATTGGAATTGAAACAAGTAGTAGTAATGATGAGCAATATAAAAAAATTAATTCTCCATCTAATACAATATTTCATGAAAAGCTAATGGTGAGCATTACTAAAAAATTTGCACCTCTTTATGCAGAAATAATTATTCAGGGAATCAGTGAAGGAGTTTTTAATGTAAAGTATCCTCTTGAGACAGCAGAAATGATTTTAACTCTTTCAAATTTTTATTTAGATAAAGATTTGTTTAAATGGGATGAAAAGTCATCAGTTTTAAAAGTTATCGCTTTTGAAAATATTCTTGAAAAAATCGTAGGTGCTGATGAAAATACCTTTAATTTTATAAGTAGAATAATTAAAATGGAGGATTAG
- a CDS encoding ketopantoate reductase family protein, producing MKILIIGTGVIGTLYAQALSNKNEVIHFVRKNKLNDINNKIIPFDIIDEREDKKNMYTKGEYTYRCVDKIDCHYDLIIVPVNTYQLYETLKALTKEAPNENYLIFTLNWEGTRKIDNILNKENYIMGYSGGGGTFKGELLFGNIGNDVMLGCVYENQKPLLNSTARMFKECGIIPEIPQNVLHWLWIHNVGSAPLGVGLSQYNSLNECIKDKKLVSICFKAMGESYKICEKRGVNLKDFSETKMSKIPFFILYRMFKHNFEKNPIMQRYTAHAVLAIDEMKSNFKQIFNTGKELGVNMPNMEKLNKLI from the coding sequence ATGAAAATATTAATTATTGGAACAGGTGTAATTGGAACGTTATATGCACAAGCTCTTTCAAATAAAAATGAGGTTATTCATTTTGTACGTAAAAATAAGCTTAATGATATAAATAATAAAATAATACCTTTTGATATTATTGACGAACGTGAAGATAAAAAAAATATGTACACAAAAGGAGAATACACTTATAGATGTGTAGATAAAATAGATTGCCATTACGATTTGATAATTGTCCCAGTAAATACCTATCAATTGTATGAAACTCTTAAAGCTCTTACAAAAGAAGCACCTAATGAAAACTATTTGATTTTTACATTGAACTGGGAAGGAACTAGAAAAATTGATAATATTTTAAACAAAGAGAATTATATTATGGGATATTCAGGGGGTGGAGGTACTTTTAAAGGAGAACTGCTTTTTGGAAATATAGGAAATGATGTTATGCTTGGCTGTGTATATGAAAATCAGAAACCACTTCTTAACAGTACTGCTAGAATGTTTAAAGAGTGTGGTATTATACCTGAAATTCCCCAAAATGTATTGCACTGGCTGTGGATACACAATGTTGGTTCAGCTCCTTTAGGAGTTGGACTTTCACAATATAACAGTCTTAACGAATGTATTAAGGATAAAAAACTTGTTAGCATTTGTTTTAAAGCAATGGGTGAAAGTTACAAAATATGTGAAAAACGTGGAGTTAATCTTAAAGATTTTTCAGAAACTAAAATGTCTAAAATACCATTTTTTATTCTTTACAGAATGTTTAAGCATAATTTTGAAAAGAACCCTATTATGCAGCGATATACAGCTCATGCAGTACTCGCGATTGATGAAATGAAGAGCAATTTTAAACAAATATTTAATACAGGAAAAGAATTAGGAGTGAATATGCCTAATATGGAAAAATTAAATAAATTGATTTAA
- a CDS encoding sigma-70 family RNA polymerase sigma factor: protein MELVLKPDSSKDIKAYIKLAKKGDKNAFIKIIECSKASMYRIAVGILNNPQDVEDAFQNTIIKAYEGIIYLKKNEYFKTWLIRVLINECNSILRSNHKIIPIEEVQDNAKVPNEFSKLELTSAVNSLAEDLRVITTLFYFEDIPQKDIAKILDIPEGTVRSRLSRARNLPVVSSVFQFLSENNIIDKDYITYSSDLNMSKTSNGTTVTINSIVYDGIDLNIGYTIQSENEIKEIPVIMSETSMKINGKDIGFGGGDTGKFKDKKTYVGVASVNMTKDYLPKEHRNFIVGGNVTIPDNFTMDLNIKSIKMLSKNIEGNWNFKFKVSNEKIKTNVKSIKPNIDLSSLRPGLKVNEILITPINTALRTSETEDNDFNDCYLVFDDKGRSLTTKGSNTSGSSNTHTYYSQILFRNAYEDSKTLTFIPYVVSSKEFLKWKNNHSKGMFHFVTKETPLNLNGTTTLSEGKIGEYKITGVEFLNDKTLLHYECTNLLSAISPYGIDLIDSNDKEYNLTKGIVKETDPLNHKFTAQLPVLNKNDQFKLKAVDLEKKYTIKENMKFTIKIK, encoded by the coding sequence GTGGAATTAGTTTTAAAACCAGATTCTAGTAAAGATATAAAAGCATATATAAAGCTAGCTAAAAAAGGTGATAAGAATGCTTTTATAAAGATAATAGAATGTAGTAAGGCATCTATGTATAGAATAGCTGTAGGTATTCTGAATAATCCTCAAGATGTGGAAGATGCCTTTCAAAATACTATAATAAAGGCCTATGAAGGCATAATTTATTTAAAGAAAAATGAATATTTTAAAACATGGCTTATAAGAGTTTTAATAAATGAATGTAATTCCATATTGAGATCTAACCATAAGATCATTCCTATAGAAGAAGTTCAAGATAATGCTAAAGTTCCAAATGAATTTTCTAAATTAGAACTTACTAGTGCTGTTAACTCCCTTGCTGAGGATTTAAGAGTTATAACAACACTGTTTTATTTTGAAGACATTCCTCAAAAGGATATAGCAAAAATTTTAGATATTCCTGAAGGAACCGTTCGTTCCAGGCTTTCAAGAGCACGAAATTTACCTGTTGTAAGTTCAGTTTTTCAATTTTTAAGTGAAAATAATATTATTGATAAAGATTATATAACATACAGTTCTGATCTAAATATGAGTAAAACCTCTAACGGTACAACTGTAACAATAAATAGCATAGTTTATGATGGTATAGATTTAAACATTGGATATACAATTCAAAGTGAAAATGAAATTAAGGAAATCCCTGTTATAATGAGTGAAACAAGTATGAAAATTAATGGAAAAGACATAGGTTTTGGCGGAGGAGACACTGGTAAATTCAAAGATAAAAAAACTTATGTTGGAGTAGCCAGTGTTAATATGACAAAGGACTATCTTCCAAAAGAACACCGTAACTTCATAGTAGGAGGAAATGTTACTATACCAGATAATTTTACTATGGATCTTAATATAAAGAGTATAAAGATGCTTTCCAAAAATATTGAAGGAAACTGGAATTTCAAATTTAAAGTATCCAATGAAAAAATTAAGACTAATGTAAAATCTATAAAACCTAATATAGATTTATCTTCTTTAAGACCAGGACTAAAAGTAAATGAAATTTTAATAACCCCAATAAATACAGCTTTAAGAACTTCAGAAACAGAAGATAATGATTTTAATGACTGCTATCTAGTTTTTGATGACAAAGGAAGATCTTTGACGACTAAAGGCAGCAACACAAGTGGTTCATCAAATACTCATACTTATTATTCACAAATTCTTTTTAGAAATGCATATGAGGACAGCAAAACTTTAACTTTTATTCCCTATGTTGTCAGTTCAAAAGAATTTTTAAAATGGAAAAATAACCATAGCAAGGGAATGTTTCATTTTGTCACTAAAGAAACTCCATTAAATTTAAATGGCACTACTACTCTATCCGAAGGAAAAATAGGTGAATATAAAATAACTGGAGTAGAATTTTTAAATGACAAAACATTGCTCCACTATGAATGTACTAATCTTCTTTCTGCAATATCTCCTTATGGAATAGACTTAATAGATTCCAATGATAAAGAGTATAATCTAACTAAGGGTATTGTAAAAGAAACAGATCCTTTGAATCATAAATTTACAGCACAATTGCCTGTTTTGAATAAAAATGACCAATTTAAATTAAAAGCTGTTGATCTTGAAAAGAAATATACAATTAAAGAAAACATGAAGTTTACTATTAAAATTAAATAG
- a CDS encoding ABC transporter ATP-binding protein, whose product MKDIIAFENVCKIYNKEFYALNNVNLKIGDGMFGLLGPNGAGKSTLMKSLITLIMPDKGRIMVDGYDTKTHSLEVRDIVGYLPQDFSIYPNLTAFEFLDYMGQINNIGSRKTRNRKIEEVLNKVNLWEARNKKVGGFSGGMKRRLGIANAILKDPKILIVDEPTAGLDPEERVRFRMLLVELSKQKCVILSTHIVEDISSSCERIALLNKGSIEYLGSPIDFILKAKGKVREFKVLSDEEILKLKDKYEVISVKRTSSGKFLRVVGEDFQKEGYGIDMEPNLEDAYMYFMKYGKGENNYA is encoded by the coding sequence ATGAAAGATATAATTGCCTTTGAAAATGTATGTAAAATATACAATAAGGAGTTTTATGCATTAAATAATGTAAATTTAAAAATTGGAGATGGAATGTTTGGACTTTTAGGTCCTAATGGAGCAGGAAAAAGCACACTTATGAAAAGTCTTATTACACTTATTATGCCGGATAAGGGAAGAATCATGGTGGATGGCTATGATACAAAAACTCATTCGCTGGAGGTTAGAGATATAGTAGGATACTTGCCTCAGGATTTTTCAATATATCCTAATTTAACTGCATTTGAGTTTTTAGATTATATGGGTCAAATTAATAATATAGGCAGCAGGAAAACTAGAAATAGAAAGATAGAAGAAGTATTGAATAAGGTAAATCTTTGGGAGGCAAGAAATAAGAAGGTTGGGGGATTTTCAGGTGGAATGAAGAGAAGACTCGGTATTGCCAATGCTATATTAAAAGATCCTAAAATTTTAATTGTAGATGAACCAACTGCAGGTCTTGATCCTGAGGAAAGAGTTCGTTTTAGAATGCTTCTTGTGGAGCTTAGCAAACAAAAATGTGTTATTTTATCAACTCATATTGTTGAGGATATATCAAGTTCTTGTGAAAGAATAGCACTTCTTAATAAAGGCAGTATAGAATATTTAGGATCTCCAATAGATTTTATTTTAAAAGCTAAGGGAAAAGTAAGAGAATTTAAAGTTTTAAGTGATGAAGAAATACTAAAATTAAAGGATAAATATGAAGTTATTTCTGTAAAAAGGACATCCTCTGGCAAATTTTTAAGAGTTGTAGGGGAGGATTTTCAAAAGGAGGGCTATGGAATAGATATGGAGCCTAATCTAGAAGATGCTTATATGTATTTTATGAAATATGGAAAAGGAGAGAATAATTATGCTTAA
- a CDS encoding ABC transporter permease has product MILKYHLKQQSRIMFGLSATFMLIVLVFNLCNMVKEWYVMNSIIGLLPVFFSGNIFSSEIENKTDFLIFTSRTPKYKILIQKYISTWLVSEIVLAVIYVSAVIMGFEKSFFGFIALMLYSTILSLIALLFSNITGKTLVGYGAALSLWSLEMMLNINWHESHPLLALNINLLEKSVQVWSNILFMIVLIVILMILNLFLISKGEHLRKSLIYKGTSGVIIISLICLFSYNYFFSKMEFWKDNNWKVLKGENINLHYKNLDNKRGAELLRICSAEVASIEDMYHENICFSEFYTFNVKDKNSLKNGDMNNAYVMPIKSLKSFNSVEYNGEYWYQGVSRILMEPVFKNIKNTKENEILKDAWENYIYFSYINNNIENELKENIMLVQPIYYSKGDYAKELENDFNSLKESEKEKHSIHSLDTMSRVLLYKLDKENHENMIKLLKDIQNSKKSLSYNDIESIIKKYYKSNSVDEVLKIYNEVKVYHEKYYNNRGVVVES; this is encoded by the coding sequence ATGATTTTAAAATATCATTTAAAGCAGCAGTCCAGAATTATGTTTGGGCTTTCAGCAACATTTATGCTAATAGTTTTAGTATTTAATCTGTGTAATATGGTTAAAGAATGGTATGTGATGAATTCCATAATAGGTCTTTTACCTGTATTTTTTTCTGGAAATATTTTTTCTAGTGAAATTGAAAATAAAACAGATTTTCTTATTTTTACATCAAGGACGCCTAAATATAAAATATTGATACAAAAATATATATCAACCTGGTTAGTATCTGAAATTGTACTTGCTGTTATATATGTTTCTGCTGTGATTATGGGCTTTGAAAAATCTTTTTTTGGATTTATAGCTTTAATGCTATATTCAACTATATTAAGTCTAATAGCACTTCTATTTAGTAATATTACAGGAAAAACTTTAGTTGGCTATGGTGCAGCTTTAAGCTTATGGTCTTTGGAGATGATGTTAAATATTAACTGGCACGAAAGTCATCCACTATTAGCACTTAATATAAATTTATTGGAAAAGTCAGTTCAAGTTTGGTCAAATATATTATTTATGATTGTATTAATAGTTATACTTATGATTTTAAATCTTTTTCTTATAAGTAAAGGTGAGCATTTAAGAAAAAGTCTTATATATAAAGGTACATCAGGTGTAATTATAATCTCTTTAATTTGCTTATTTTCATACAATTATTTTTTTTCAAAAATGGAGTTTTGGAAGGATAACAATTGGAAGGTTTTAAAGGGAGAAAATATCAATCTGCACTATAAAAATTTAGATAATAAACGTGGGGCAGAATTATTAAGAATATGCAGTGCAGAAGTAGCAAGTATTGAGGATATGTATCATGAAAATATATGCTTTAGTGAATTTTACACATTTAATGTAAAAGATAAAAACTCTTTAAAAAATGGGGATATGAATAATGCATATGTAATGCCTATAAAATCTTTAAAATCTTTTAATAGTGTTGAGTATAACGGAGAATATTGGTACCAAGGTGTAAGCAGAATTTTAATGGAGCCAGTATTTAAAAATATTAAAAACACTAAGGAAAATGAAATATTAAAAGATGCCTGGGAAAATTACATTTACTTTTCATATATAAACAATAATATAGAAAATGAGTTAAAGGAAAATATTATGCTTGTTCAGCCAATTTATTATAGCAAAGGAGATTATGCAAAAGAATTAGAAAATGATTTTAATAGCCTTAAAGAAAGTGAAAAAGAAAAACATAGTATTCACAGTTTGGATACCATGTCCAGGGTTTTATTGTATAAACTAGACAAGGAAAATCATGAAAATATGATAAAGTTATTGAAGGATATACAGAATAGTAAAAAAAGTCTTTCTTATAACGATATAGAAAGTATTATAAAGAAGTACTATAAGAGTAATTCTGTAGATGAAGTTCTTAAAATTTATAATGAAGTTAAAGTTTATCATGAAAAGTATTATAATAACAGAGGAGTAGTAGTTGAATCTTAA
- a CDS encoding ABC transporter ATP-binding protein, with translation MEIEIKNLTKNYDKKVVLNNISLALKNGITGVLAPNGAGKTTLLRILATISSPNSGNIYFNGKDIFEMGKGYRDIIGYLPQDFGVYPNQTAETFLRYFAVLKGISKEKIDYKIDEILDIVSLSHVKKKKLKAFSGGMKKRIGIAQALLNDPKILILDEPTASLDPDERIKFRDFLITISKSRLVILSTHIVSDLEAAATDIVFMKEGQVISYISPEEALSELEGKVYEVLTSLEMVPKLKKKYIVSHSMNKKNGIAVRILGDKPEEKSTMVEPNLEDVYTYYYQIKS, from the coding sequence GTGGAAATTGAAATAAAAAATCTTACCAAGAATTATGATAAAAAGGTTGTTTTAAATAATATATCATTAGCATTAAAAAATGGAATTACAGGAGTTTTAGCACCTAATGGAGCTGGTAAAACCACGCTTCTTAGAATTTTAGCTACTATAAGTTCTCCAAACAGTGGAAATATATATTTTAATGGAAAAGATATATTTGAAATGGGAAAAGGTTATAGAGACATTATAGGATATTTACCTCAGGATTTTGGGGTATATCCTAATCAAACTGCAGAGACGTTTTTAAGGTATTTTGCTGTTTTAAAGGGAATAAGTAAAGAAAAGATAGATTACAAAATAGATGAAATTTTGGATATTGTATCTCTTTCACATGTAAAGAAAAAGAAATTAAAGGCATTTTCAGGAGGTATGAAAAAGAGAATAGGAATTGCACAAGCACTTTTAAATGATCCTAAAATATTAATATTGGATGAGCCTACAGCTTCTCTAGATCCAGATGAAAGAATAAAATTTAGAGATTTTTTAATTACAATAAGCAAAAGTAGATTGGTTATTTTATCAACTCATATTGTATCAGATTTAGAAGCAGCTGCTACAGATATAGTATTTATGAAAGAAGGACAAGTTATTTCATATATATCACCTGAAGAAGCTTTATCAGAATTAGAAGGTAAAGTTTATGAAGTATTGACAAGTTTGGAAATGGTACCTAAGCTAAAAAAGAAATATATTGTAAGTCACAGCATGAATAAAAAAAATGGTATAGCAGTTAGAATATTAGGTGATAAGCCAGAAGAAAAGTCAACAATGGTGGAGCCAAATTTAGAAGATGTTTATACTTATTATTATCAAATAAAGTCTTGA
- a CDS encoding ABC transporter permease subunit — MFLNVYKAELYKIVTSYRFKLALIAILILSAYNILSEYRKFPNYNSIYEANKKSYSTKIDGYRKNLEELNNGVHSAFYDNATPNELKTEKYIDKFYLQFYENHKIPSPKKNFSCSLYKCIFDYYYWLPIMFLFCCDIVCIERKRNIIEMQFSSYVSRGTLYRSKYMAILTAMGLIFLFNLLISFIFSGCLMGFSDLSGSMRSILEYGDAAVERSIKELLLLKIAFGFIICASAAVMFIFISTVARDVVTSYIIGALMVVNAAPFYFTIENGIGFSKYFFISFYYVSESYIRGEPTYNIKIGLVTFLVQNVILYLLGIHIYKSIESGEN; from the coding sequence ATGTTTTTAAATGTATATAAAGCTGAACTTTATAAAATAGTAACATCCTACAGATTCAAATTGGCTTTAATAGCAATACTTATTTTATCAGCCTATAATATTTTAAGTGAGTATAGAAAGTTTCCAAATTATAACTCTATATATGAGGCTAATAAGAAATCATATAGTACTAAAATTGATGGCTATAGAAAAAATTTAGAGGAATTAAACAATGGAGTTCATTCAGCGTTTTATGATAATGCTACGCCTAATGAACTGAAAACAGAGAAGTATATAGATAAGTTTTATTTACAGTTTTATGAAAATCATAAAATCCCATCACCTAAAAAAAATTTTTCCTGCTCTTTATATAAGTGTATTTTTGACTATTATTACTGGCTTCCTATAATGTTTTTATTTTGTTGTGATATTGTATGCATTGAAAGAAAAAGAAATATTATAGAAATGCAGTTTTCTTCATATGTGAGTAGGGGTACTTTATATCGTTCAAAATATATGGCTATATTAACAGCTATGGGTTTGATATTTCTTTTTAATTTATTAATTTCCTTTATTTTCAGTGGATGTTTAATGGGGTTTTCGGATTTATCTGGTTCCATGAGATCCATACTAGAGTATGGAGATGCAGCTGTGGAGAGAAGTATAAAGGAATTATTATTATTAAAGATTGCTTTTGGATTTATAATTTGTGCATCAGCAGCAGTAATGTTTATTTTTATTTCAACAGTAGCTAGAGATGTTGTAACTTCTTATATAATAGGAGCACTAATGGTAGTTAATGCAGCTCCTTTCTATTTCACCATAGAAAATGGAATAGGTTTTTCTAAATATTTTTTTATTTCATTTTATTATGTAAGTGAATCGTACATAAGAGGAGAGCCTACTTATAATATAAAAATTGGACTAGTTACTTTTTTAGTTCAAAATGTTATTTTATATTTATTAGGAATTCATATTTATAAGAGTATAGAATCAGGTGAAAATTAA
- a CDS encoding RNA polymerase sigma factor: MDSISDEELFEEIKEGKNQNMESIVARYYKIIFRYIYNKINDYHMAQDLCQEVFCKIYEKRKSYSKEYLFKPWLYKIAYNSIIDYTRGKTYRNRNKVTVLDENIKEKTNVIEYKLFNNNIDDMLEGLSEAQKEVVKLRFCEQLSIEDIAIITDSNINTVKSRLYQGIKLIKSRLNKVGGGLDEAKSQ; encoded by the coding sequence ATGGATTCTATAAGTGATGAAGAGCTATTTGAAGAAATTAAAGAAGGCAAAAATCAAAATATGGAATCTATTGTAGCACGTTATTATAAAATTATTTTTAGATATATATATAATAAGATAAATGATTATCATATGGCACAAGATTTGTGTCAGGAAGTGTTCTGCAAGATTTATGAAAAAAGAAAAAGTTATTCGAAAGAATATTTATTTAAGCCTTGGTTATATAAAATTGCATATAATTCCATTATTGATTATACTAGAGGAAAAACTTATAGAAATAGAAATAAAGTTACGGTTTTAGATGAGAATATAAAAGAAAAAACTAATGTTATTGAGTATAAGCTTTTTAATAATAATATAGATGATATGCTTGAAGGACTTAGTGAGGCTCAAAAGGAAGTAGTTAAGCTTAGATTTTGTGAGCAGTTATCCATTGAGGATATTGCCATTATTACTGATAGTAACATAAATACAGTAAAGAGCAGGTTATATCAAGGTATAAAGTTAATAAAGAGCAGACTGAATAAAGTAGGAGGTGGTCTAGATGAAGCAAAATCTCAATAA